ACCTGGAGAAGCAAACCGTCAACGCGCTGGGGGGCTGGGATACCCAGGTTACCGTCACTTCACCGGAAGATATCGGCCGGCTCACGACCGCCATTTATCTTGAACAGCCTCGCGTGGCTAACCAGGTGGTGTTCATCGCCAGCGAAACGCTTACCTACGGCAGACTGGCAGAGATTGTCGAGCGTACCAGCGGGAAGACGCTCAGCAAAGCGGTCCTGAGCCTGCCGGACTTACAGGCCGAGCTTAGCCGCCATCCGGATGACGTCATGCTGCGTTATCGTACCGCCTTTGCCCGAGGCGAAGGTGTCTGGTGGCCAATGGAAAAAACCTATAACTTCAGTAAAAAAATCCCGGTTCAGGATGTGACCCACTGGCTGCAGTTGCATCTGAAAGCATAAATTAAGCACAGGTCAGACGATGAAAGACAAAATTGATGGCGTCCTGCGCCCCGCGCACATTATCCCGTTCCCTCGCTCGATCAGCGATGAGGCACAGGCGGTTCTGCGTCGCCAGGTGGATGAGAGCGGCGTGCCCCATAACGCGCGCTTTGGGATGCCGTCCCACACCGACGGCGAAGCCTGGAAGCAGATTCAGGCCACTTCGGCGGCCTGGTATGCCGAAGCCATGAAGTCCCGGCCAGCGAGCCGCGAGGCGGAACCCCAAACGCTGCAAATTGAGCGGGCCACGGTGCATGTTGCCGCGCCTGGCGTGGCGGTTTCGGAACATCACGTACTGGTGGATCTCCACGGCGGGGCATTTACCTTTGGTGGCGGAGAGGCCTGCAAGGCCAGCGCCAGCACCCAGGCTTTGCAGTATGGGCTCCGCTGTTACAGCGTCGATTACCGAATGCCGCCTGAACATCCTTATCCTGCCGCGCTGGATGATTGCCTGGCCACATACCGGTACCTGCTGGAGCGCTATGCCCCGGAGAATATCGTGATTGCCGGACGTTCAGCGGGCGGTAATCTCGCCGCTGCGATGGTGCTGCGGGCGCGTGATGAAGGCTTGCCGTTGCCAGGGGCGTTAGTGCTGCTGTCCCCGGAGGCAGACCTGACCGAGTCCGGCGACAGCTTCCAGGTGAACCAGCTTGTGGATGTGGTGCTGCCGGGGTCGCTGAGGGAAAACAACCTGCTTTACGCCGCCGGCGCTGAGTTAACGCATCCTTATCTTTCGCCGTTGTTTGGCGATTTTACCCGTGGTTTCCCGGCAACGTTTATTCAAAGCGGCACGCGGGATTTATTCCTGTCTAATGCGGTGAGGCTACACCGGGCGTTGAGAAAAGCGAACGTCGACGCCGAACTGCACGTCTTTGAAGCAATGCCGCACGGTGGATTTATGGGCGCGCCTGAAGACGGAGAGCTGGTTGCAGAGGTGGCGAAATTTATCCGCCGTCAGCTCAGGCTGGCGGACTAAAAGCAATAAAAAAGCCGGTGGCGAAGGCTCGCGACCGGCTTTTATTCATACGTAAAAAATTACGCGTTCAGCAGCGGCTCTGCGGTTTTCTCCACCAGCGCCAGCAGGACTTTGACGTCCTCCAGGGTGACGGTTGGGTTCAGCAGGGTCAGCTTCAGGCAGGTGACGCCGTTATGCTCGGTCACGCCAACGTTCGCACGCCCAGACTCCAGCAGCGCATCGCCGATTTTCTGGTTCAGCAGCGCGATTTCAGCATCGCTGCGGTCAGCCAGACTTGCCGGACGGAAGCGGAACAGCACGCTCGCCAGCTGAGGCTGCATCACCAGCTCCAGAGAAGCGTGGTCAGCCACATAGGCCGCCACATTCTTCGCCATGGTCACACCGTGATCGATGATTTCGGCATATTGCTTCTGCCCCAGCGCTTCCAGGCCCATCCACAGCTTCAGGGCATCAAAGCGTCGGGTGGTCTGCAGCGACTTGGAGACCAGGTTAGGTACGCCTTGCTCTTCGTCGAACTCGGAGTTCAGGTAGGCCGCCTGGTAGCGCATCAGCTCGTAGTGGCGAGCATCTTTCAGCAGGAACGCGCCGCAGCTGATGGTCTGGAAGAACTGTTTGTGGAAGTCCAGAGTAACGGAATCCACCAGCTCCAGGCCGTTCAGATAATCGCGATACTTCTCGGACAGCAGCAGCGCGCCGCCCCAGGCTGCATCGACGTGGACCCAGATCTGGTGCTCTGCGGCCAGCTTCGCGATGTCGCTCAGCGGGTCGATAGCGCCTGCATCGGTGGTACCGGCAGTGGCGACGATAGCCATGATCTGCTCGCCGTTCGCTTTCGCCTGGGCGATTTTAGCCGCCAGATCGGTAACGTCCATGCGGGCAAACTCATCGGTTTTCACCAGCGTAACTGCCTGGTAGCCCATGCCCATCAGCGCCATGTTTTTCTGCACGGAGAAGTGAGCGTTTTCAGAGCACAGGACTCTGATTTTACGGATATCACCGGTCAGACCATCCTGCTGAACAGAGTGGCCCTGACGCGCAAAGTAAGCGTCACGCGCCAGCATCAGGCCCATCAGGTTGCTCTGGGTACCGCCGCTGGTGAACACGCCCGCGTCGCCAGGCTGGTAACCCACCTGCGCACGCAGCCATTCGATCAGCTTCATCTCGATGATGGTCGCCGACGGGCTTTGGTCCCAGGAGTCCATGCTCTGGTTGGTGGCGTTGATCAGCACTTCTGCGGCCTGGCTAACCACCAGGCTTGGGCAGTGCAGGTGCGCCACGCACTGCGGGTGATGCACCAGCAGACTGTCTTTTAAGAAGTATTCAATCGCGCGTTCAATCGCGACCTGGTTGCCCAGGCCCTGAGGATTGAAGTCGAGCTGAATACGTTCTTTCAGCTCGGCGACGGTTTTGCCCTGGTACATCTGGGGCTGCTGCAGCCACTCCACTACGGCCTGGCTGGTCTGGGCGATCGCCTGCTGGTATTCCTCAATGCTCTGGGCAGAGGAGGCCAGAATCGGGTTAGATCGGGACATATTTATTACTCCAGTCAGACAGCTTTTGCGCCAGCGGCTAACAAGGCTTTTTCAAATTTACTCAGGAAGATTTCCAGCTCGTCGTCGCTGATAAGCAGGGACGGCAGCAGGCGCAGCACGCAGCCGTTACGGCCACCGCGCTCCAGAATCAGGCCCGCTTCGAAACATTTTTTCTGGATCAGAGCAGACAGCGCGCCGTCCGCCGGGTAGCAACCCATGTGATCCTGTGCTTCTTCTGGCTTCACGATCTCAATCCCGAGCATCAGGCCCAGGCCGCGAACGTGGCCGATTGCCGGGTAGCGTTTCTGCAGATCGTACAGTTTGCTTTTCAGCCATTCGCCCTGAGCGGCAACTTTGTCAGCGACTTTGTTGTCTTTCAGGTACTTCAGGGTGGTCAGGCCGGTCGCCATTGCCAGCTGGTTGCCGCGGAAGGTGCCGGTGTGGTGGCCAGGTTCCCAGGCATCGATCTCTTTTCTCAGGCCCAGTACGGCCAGCGGCAGACCGCCGCCAACGGCTTTGGACATCACGATGATGTCTGGCTCAATGCCAGCGTGTTCGTAGGCGAACAGCTTGCCGGTACGGGCAAAGCCAGCCTGAACTTCATCGATGATCAGCACGATGCCGTGCTCTTTGGTCACTTTACGGATGCGCTGCAGCCACTCGGCAGGGGCCGGGTTCACGCCGCCTTCGCCCTGAACCGCTTCGAGGATCACGGCCGCAGGTTTGCGCACGCCGCTTTCAACGTCGTTGATCAGGTTGTCGAAGTAATAGGTCAGCGCTTTCACGCCCGCGTCGCCGCCGATGCCCAGCGGACAGCGGTACTCGTGCGGGTATGGCAGGAACTGAACTTCCGGCATCAGGCCGTTGATGGCTGCTTTCGGAGACAGGTTGCCGGTCACGGACAGCGCGCCGTGGGTCATCCCGTGGTAGCCGCCGGAGAAGCTGATCACGCCGCTGCGGCCGGTGTGTTTCTTAGCCAGCTTGATAGCGGCTTCTACTGCGTCCGCGCCGGATGGGCCACAGAACTGCAGGCAGTACTCTTTACCCTGGCTCGGCAGTAAAGAGAGCAGGTATTCTGAGAACTCGTCTTTTAACGGGGTAGTCAGATCCAAAGTATGTAACGGCAAGCCGCTGGTAATGACGTTTTGGATGCTTTGCAGGATGTCAG
This Klebsiella michiganensis DNA region includes the following protein-coding sequences:
- a CDS encoding esterase codes for the protein MKDKIDGVLRPAHIIPFPRSISDEAQAVLRRQVDESGVPHNARFGMPSHTDGEAWKQIQATSAAWYAEAMKSRPASREAEPQTLQIERATVHVAAPGVAVSEHHVLVDLHGGAFTFGGGEACKASASTQALQYGLRCYSVDYRMPPEHPYPAALDDCLATYRYLLERYAPENIVIAGRSAGGNLAAAMVLRARDEGLPLPGALVLLSPEADLTESGDSFQVNQLVDVVLPGSLRENNLLYAAGAELTHPYLSPLFGDFTRGFPATFIQSGTRDLFLSNAVRLHRALRKANVDAELHVFEAMPHGGFMGAPEDGELVAEVAKFIRRQLRLAD
- a CDS encoding 2,4-diaminobutyrate decarboxylase, which produces MSRSNPILASSAQSIEEYQQAIAQTSQAVVEWLQQPQMYQGKTVAELKERIQLDFNPQGLGNQVAIERAIEYFLKDSLLVHHPQCVAHLHCPSLVVSQAAEVLINATNQSMDSWDQSPSATIIEMKLIEWLRAQVGYQPGDAGVFTSGGTQSNLMGLMLARDAYFARQGHSVQQDGLTGDIRKIRVLCSENAHFSVQKNMALMGMGYQAVTLVKTDEFARMDVTDLAAKIAQAKANGEQIMAIVATAGTTDAGAIDPLSDIAKLAAEHQIWVHVDAAWGGALLLSEKYRDYLNGLELVDSVTLDFHKQFFQTISCGAFLLKDARHYELMRYQAAYLNSEFDEEQGVPNLVSKSLQTTRRFDALKLWMGLEALGQKQYAEIIDHGVTMAKNVAAYVADHASLELVMQPQLASVLFRFRPASLADRSDAEIALLNQKIGDALLESGRANVGVTEHNGVTCLKLTLLNPTVTLEDVKVLLALVEKTAEPLLNA
- a CDS encoding diaminobutyrate--2-oxoglutarate aminotransferase (catalyzes the reversible formation of diaminobutyrate and 2-oxoglutarate from glutamate and L-aspartic beta-semialdehyde), with protein sequence MMTDKVRIDTLDAKSANATNETYLARQAEFESNVRSYPRKLPFAIAKAQGAWIIDVEGNRYLDCLAGAGTLALGHNHPDILQSIQNVITSGLPLHTLDLTTPLKDEFSEYLLSLLPSQGKEYCLQFCGPSGADAVEAAIKLAKKHTGRSGVISFSGGYHGMTHGALSVTGNLSPKAAINGLMPEVQFLPYPHEYRCPLGIGGDAGVKALTYYFDNLINDVESGVRKPAAVILEAVQGEGGVNPAPAEWLQRIRKVTKEHGIVLIIDEVQAGFARTGKLFAYEHAGIEPDIIVMSKAVGGGLPLAVLGLRKEIDAWEPGHHTGTFRGNQLAMATGLTTLKYLKDNKVADKVAAQGEWLKSKLYDLQKRYPAIGHVRGLGLMLGIEIVKPEEAQDHMGCYPADGALSALIQKKCFEAGLILERGGRNGCVLRLLPSLLISDDELEIFLSKFEKALLAAGAKAV